From the Lolium rigidum isolate FL_2022 chromosome 2, APGP_CSIRO_Lrig_0.1, whole genome shotgun sequence genome, one window contains:
- the LOC124693207 gene encoding putative D-cysteine desulfhydrase 1, mitochondrial, which yields MLLRPSLPFAVTSTLPLCSRLAAVRRRSSVAATGMAGVSAASPAGAQIGSFLSKKPYAPPSWASHLSLAPSHIFSLGQFPTPIHKWNLPNLPEGTEVWIKRDDLSGMQLSGNKVRKLEFLLSDAVAQGADCVITVGGIQSNHCRATAVAAKYLNLDCYLILRTSKLLVDKDPGLVGNLLVERLLGAHIDLVSKEEYGKIGSVALADLLKKRLVEEGRKPYVIPVGGSNSLGTWGYIEAVREIEQQIQLSGDVQFDDIAVACGSGGTIAGLALGSKLSSLKAKVHAFSVCDDPEYFYDYVQGLIDGLQSGLDSHDIVTIEDAKGLGYAMNTTEELKFVKDIAAATGIVLDPVYSGKGVYGMLKDMSSNPAKWKGRKVLFIHTGGLLGLYDKVDQLSSLAGSWRRMDLEESLPRKDGTGKMF from the exons ATGCTGCTCAGGCCGTCCCTCCCCTTCGCCGTCACTTCCACTCTCCCACTCTGCTCCCGcctcgccgccgtccgccggcgaaGCTCGGTCGCCGCCACCGGCATGgcaggagtctccgccgcctctccCGCCGGAGCACAAATCGGCAGTTTCCTCTCCAAGAAGCCCTACGCGCCGCCGTCCTGGGCCTCGCACCTCTCCCTCGCCCCTTCCCACATCTTCTCCCTCGGCCAA TTCCCTACCCCGATCCACAAATGGAATCTGCCAAACCTGCCGGAAGGCACGGAAGTATGGATCAAG CGGGACGACCTGTCCGGTATGCAGCTGAGCGGGAACAAGGTCCGGAAGCTCGAGTTTCTGCTGTCAGATGCCGTTGCGCAGGGTGCGGACTGTGTTATCACGGTCGGTGGCATCCAGAGCAACCATTGCCGTGCGACGGCGGTGGCTGCCAAGTATCTCAATCTTGATTGCTACCTGATACTGCGTACTTCCAAG CTTCTTGTGGATAAGGACCCCGGTCTGGTCGGCAATCTCCTTGTGGAGAGACTGCTGGGAGCGCACATTGATCTTGTTTCAAAAGAAGAATATGGGAAAATTGGCAGCGTG GCTTTAGCTGACTTGCTTAAAAAGAGGCTTGTGGAAGAAGGACGGAAGCCATACGTGATTCCTGTTGGTGGATCTAACTCACTTGGAACTTG GGGATATATTGAAGCAGTAAGGGAAATTGAGCAGCAAATTCAGTTATCTGGTGATGTTCAGTTTGATGATATCGCTGTTGCCTGTGGCAG TGGTGGAACCATTGCTGGTCTTGCTTTAGGATCAAAATTGAGTAGCCTAAAGGCAAAA GTCCATGCGTTCTCTGTTTGTGATGACCCCGAATACTTCTATGACTATGTTCAAGGCCTAATTGATGGACTTCAATCTGGCTTGGATTCACATGATATTGTCACCATTGAAGAC GCTAAAGGCTTAGGTTATGCGATGAACACCACGGAGGAGCTTAAGTTTGTTAAAGATATAGCAGCAGCAACAGGCATTGTGCTTGATCCAGTCTACAG TGGGAAGGGAGTATATGGAATGCTGAAAGATATGTCTAGCAATCCAGCAAAGTGGAAAGGGCGAAAAGTTCTCTTTATCCATACAGGTGGTCTTCTTGGGTTGTATGATAAGGTTGATCAGCTGTCATCTTTGGCTGGGAGTTGGCGCAGAATGGATCTTGAAGAATCTCTCCCACGCAAAGATGGCACTGGTAAGATGTTCTGA